A section of the Streptomyces sp. V3I8 genome encodes:
- a CDS encoding 6-carboxytetrahydropterin synthase yields the protein MFSITVRDHLMIAHSFRGEVFGPAQRLHGATFLVDATFRRAELDDDNIVVDIGLATKELGEVVAEMNYRNLDDEPVFADTNTSTEFLAKVVADRLAERVEKGALGEGARGLAGITVTLHESHVAWASYERAL from the coding sequence TTGTTCAGCATCACCGTCCGCGATCACCTGATGATCGCCCACAGCTTCCGCGGAGAGGTCTTCGGACCCGCGCAGCGCCTGCACGGAGCGACGTTCCTCGTGGACGCCACATTCCGCCGCGCCGAGCTGGACGACGACAACATCGTCGTCGACATCGGACTGGCCACCAAGGAACTCGGGGAGGTGGTGGCCGAGATGAACTACCGGAACCTCGACGACGAGCCGGTGTTCGCGGACACCAACACCTCGACGGAGTTCCTGGCGAAGGTCGTCGCCGACCGCCTCGCCGAACGCGTCGAAAAGGGAGCACTGGGCGAGGGCGCCCGCGGCCTGGCCGGCATCACCGTCACCCTGCACGAGTCGCACGTCGCCTGGGCGAGTTACGAGCGTGCCCTGTGA
- a CDS encoding zinc-binding alcohol dehydrogenase, whose amino-acid sequence MDRSARAFWLGSPGRGELRDTHLPEPAEDEVVVRTLFSGVSRGTETLVFRGGVPQSQYAAMRAPFQDGDFPGPVKYGYLNVGTVEEGPAGLVGRTVFCLYPHQSRYVVPASAVTPVPGNVPASRAVLAGTVETAVNALWDAVPLIGDRISVVGAGMVGASVAALLARYPAARVQLVDADPARAELARALGIDFALPADAAGERDLVVHASATEAGLSRALELLAPEGTVLELSWYGDRKVALPLGEAFHSRRLVIRSSQVGSVSPARSSRRTYADRLALSLELLADPAFDALITGECAFEDLPETMARLATGETTAMCHLVRYEP is encoded by the coding sequence ATGGACCGCTCCGCCCGCGCCTTCTGGCTCGGCTCTCCCGGCCGTGGCGAACTCCGGGACACCCACCTGCCCGAACCCGCCGAGGACGAGGTCGTGGTGCGCACACTCTTCTCGGGGGTGAGCCGCGGAACCGAGACGCTCGTCTTCCGCGGCGGGGTCCCGCAGAGCCAGTACGCCGCCATGCGGGCACCCTTCCAGGACGGCGACTTCCCCGGCCCCGTCAAGTACGGGTACCTGAACGTCGGGACGGTGGAGGAGGGGCCCGCCGGCCTCGTCGGACGGACCGTCTTCTGCCTCTACCCGCACCAGAGCCGCTACGTCGTCCCCGCGAGCGCCGTCACACCCGTACCCGGGAACGTGCCCGCCTCGCGCGCCGTGCTCGCCGGCACGGTGGAGACCGCCGTCAACGCCCTCTGGGACGCGGTGCCCCTGATCGGCGACCGGATCTCCGTGGTCGGCGCGGGCATGGTCGGCGCGAGCGTCGCCGCACTCCTCGCCCGGTACCCCGCCGCCCGCGTCCAGCTGGTCGACGCCGACCCGGCGCGCGCGGAACTCGCACGGGCGCTGGGCATCGACTTCGCGCTCCCCGCGGACGCCGCGGGCGAGCGCGACCTCGTCGTCCACGCGAGCGCCACCGAGGCGGGGCTCTCCCGCGCCCTCGAACTCCTCGCCCCGGAGGGGACCGTCCTCGAACTGAGCTGGTACGGCGACCGCAAGGTCGCCCTGCCGCTCGGCGAGGCGTTCCACTCCCGCCGGCTCGTCATCCGCAGCAGCCAGGTCGGGTCCGTCTCACCGGCCAGGAGCTCCCGCCGCACGTACGCCGACCGGCTCGCCCTCTCCCTCGAACTCCTCGCCGATCCCGCCTTCGACGCCCTGATCACGGGCGAATGCGCCTTCGAGGACCTGCCGGAGACGATGGCCCGGCTCGCCACGGGGGAGACGACGGCGATGTGTCACCTGGTGCGGTACGAGCCATGA
- a CDS encoding CDP-alcohol phosphatidyltransferase family protein: MALNNTYDARLLQQETAVGAGVQLLLLTVLGTAIGLGPAGWLTGLAFGLATWAVLSRALHRTRPRSFGAANRVTLGRATLVGGVTALVADSFQSPPPVTVLVALTATALILDAVDGKVARRTGSSTALGARFDMEVDAFLILVLSVYVAAAVGPWALVIGGMRYAFVAAARFLPWLNNALPPSTARKTVAALQGVLLLLAGSGILPYALTSGVVALALALLTWSFGRDIGWLRRTRDSAGHEVERVAVDRPRETATVGAP; the protein is encoded by the coding sequence GTGGCCCTGAACAACACGTACGACGCGAGGCTCTTGCAGCAGGAGACCGCCGTGGGAGCGGGCGTACAGCTTCTGCTGTTGACCGTGCTCGGCACGGCGATCGGCCTGGGCCCCGCGGGCTGGCTCACCGGGCTGGCGTTCGGACTCGCGACCTGGGCGGTGCTCTCACGCGCCCTGCACCGCACGCGGCCCCGCTCCTTCGGAGCCGCCAACCGCGTGACGCTGGGCCGGGCGACCCTCGTCGGCGGGGTGACCGCCCTGGTCGCCGACTCGTTCCAGAGCCCGCCGCCGGTCACGGTCCTGGTCGCGCTCACCGCGACGGCCCTGATCCTCGACGCGGTCGACGGCAAGGTCGCCCGCCGCACCGGTTCCTCCACGGCGCTGGGCGCGCGCTTCGACATGGAGGTCGACGCGTTCCTGATCCTGGTGCTCAGCGTGTACGTCGCCGCGGCGGTGGGGCCCTGGGCCCTCGTCATCGGCGGTATGCGGTACGCCTTCGTGGCCGCCGCCAGGTTCCTGCCCTGGCTGAACAACGCGCTCCCGCCGAGCACCGCCCGCAAGACCGTGGCCGCCCTCCAGGGCGTCCTGCTGCTGCTCGCCGGCTCGGGGATCCTTCCGTACGCCCTGACGTCCGGGGTCGTCGCCCTGGCGCTGGCCCTGCTGACCTGGTCGTTCGGCCGGGACATCGGCTGGCTGCGGCGCACGCGCGACTCCGCCGGGCACGAGGTGGAGCGGGTCGCGGTGGACCGCCCCCGCGAGACGGCGACGGTCGGCGCCCCGTAA